GCGGCGCGACGCTCATGGTGGCGGCGGGCACGGGCAATGACTTCAAGTTCTTCCCGCCGAACCTCCAGCTGATCGCGATCGACATCAGTCCGCGGATGCTCGAACGAGCCGCCCGCAAGGCAGCCGCGTATCAGGGATCGATCGATCTCCGCGAGATGGACGTGTGCAACCTCGACTTTCCGGCCGCCACCTTCGACACCGTGGCCACCGTGTGCACCTTCTGCTCCGTGCCGCGACCGGTCGTCGGCCTGCGTGAACTCCATCGGGTGTTGAAGCCGGGCGGGCAGATCCTCATGTTCGAGCACGTTCGCAGTGCGATCGGGCCGTTCGGCATCCTCCTGGATCTGATGACGCCTCTCTCCAGCCGCCTGGGCCCCGACCTCAACCGAGACACCGTCGGGAACGTCCAGAAGGCGGGATTCCGTCTGCGACGGATTGAGAATGTCTACCTCGACATCGTCAAGATGATCGAGGCAGTCAAGGATGCGGCCGCGTAGGCGACTCCGCACAACAGACCCGGCGCGCGAATGGTACGGGGTCAAGCCCCTCTCCGCTCGGC
Above is a window of Deltaproteobacteria bacterium DNA encoding:
- a CDS encoding class I SAM-dependent methyltransferase; protein product: MTDRVTQEKWDAASRTFDLFTFADDRRLGPHKRRLFQKIRGATLMVAAGTGNDFKFFPPNLQLIAIDISPRMLERAARKAAAYQGSIDLREMDVCNLDFPAATFDTVATVCTFCSVPRPVVGLRELHRVLKPGGQILMFEHVRSAIGPFGILLDLMTPLSSRLGPDLNRDTVGNVQKAGFRLRRIENVYLDIVKMIEAVKDAAA